In Embleya scabrispora, the DNA window CGTGAGGGCGAAAGTGGTGGGATCCGAGGGGGATCCGCCCGGAGGGAGCCCGGTTCGGGGCCAATGTCGGGGAATCGGGTCGGTGACTCCCTCGAAGTTTCCGCCGAAGATGAGGGCTTCCCCTGAAGTGCCGAGGGATTCCCGCGTGATCTGCTTGGGACGCGGGCGAGGGGTCCGCTCCGTTCGGCCGTCGCGGGGGTGTGGCCGGGCGGAGCGGACACCGACCCCGGCCGGTGCCGGCAGGTGCCGGTGAACCACGAAGTCCCCGAACGGCACTTGCCGTTCGGGGACTTCGTGGTTGTCCGGGACGGTGCGGCCGTTGCGGCCGACCGCTGTGGCGCCCGGCCGCCGTCGGGTCGCGGTTACAGGGCCACGCCGAGGATCGCGTCCAGTGCCCGTGAGGCCACGCCCGGGGCGGACATGTCCTCGCCGCCGTCGGCGAGTTGCCGCGCCGCCCAGGCGTCCATGGCGGCCAGCGCGCCCGGGGCGTCCAGGTCGTCGGCCATGCGTTCGCGGATCGCGGCGAGCAGTTCGGTGGTGTCCGGCCCGTCGGGACGGCCGACCGCCGCGCGCCACGTGGCCAGCCGCGCCTCGGCCCCGGCGAGAACCGTGTCGGTCCACTCCCAGTCGCTGCGGTAGTGATGGGCCAGCAGGGCCAGGCGGATCGCCATCGGGTCCACGCCCTCGCGGCGCAGCTTGGAGACGAACACCAGGTTGCCGCGCGACTTGGACATCTTCTCGCCGTCCAGCCCGACCATGCCCGCGTGCACGTACGCCTTCGCGTACGGCACCTCGCCGGTGACCACGTGCGCGTGCGAGGCGCCCATCTCGTGGTGCGGGAAGACCAGGTCGCTGCCGCCGCCCTGGACGTCGAAGCCCATGCCCAGGTACTTCAGCGCGATCGCCACACACTCGATGTGCCACCCGGGGCGCCCGGCCCCGAAGGACGCGTCCCAGGACGGCTCGCCCGGCCGCGCCGCACGCCAGAGCAGCGGGTCGAGCGGGTCCTTCTTGCCGATCCGCTCGGGGTCGCCGCCGCGCTCGCCGAAGATCTCCAGCATCCGGGCGGCGGTGTATCCGGACACGCCGCCGAAGCGCTCGTCCGACCCGATCGAGAAGTAGATGTCGCCGTCGACCGAGTAGGCCGCCTCCTTGGCGAGCAGGTCCTCGATCAGCGGCACGATCAGCGGGATCGCCTCGACCACGCCGATGTAGTTGGCCGGCGGTAGCACCCGCAGCGACGCCATGTCCTCGCGGAACAGCGCGGTCTCGCGCTCCGCCAACTCGACCCAGTCGACGCCGTCGCGCACGGCCCGCTCCAGGAGGGGGTCGTCCACGTCGGTGACGTTCTGCACGTAGTCCACGCTGTGGCCGGCATCCCGCCAGACCCGCTGGAGCAGATCGAAGGCGACATACGTGGCCGCGTGGCCCATGTGGGTCGCGTCGTACGGCGTGATGCCGCACACGTACAACCGCGCGACCGGTCCCGGGGTGACCGCCACCAGCTCGTGCACGGAACTGTCGTGCACGCGCAGGGACGCACCCTGACCAGGGAGAACGGGGAGCTCGGGTGCAGGCCAGGCATACATACGTATGAGCCTAACGTCAGCGGGGGGTGAAGATCTTCCAGGGTTGGCAGACGAATATCCGCGTCTTTACCGGCGCCCGGGACGGCGTGCGGGCCGGCGCCGGTGGCCGGGAACGCCCGGTCGACCCATGAATGTCATATCGAGTCAGATCGGCGGCCACGGAATCACGTGCCGGCGGCCGTCCGGCTTCGGCAGCCGGCCCTCGGCGAGCAGAACTCTCACCCGTTCGCGGGTGGCCTCGACCTCGTCCGGCGTAATCAGCTCGCCCAGACGCGCACCCAGCGCGCCGTGCAACTCCTCGGCCAGCGAGGTCAGCGCGGCGCGCGCGGAGGCCGGCAGCGGCTCGCCCGCCCAGCCCCACAGGAGGGTGCGGAGTTTGTCCTCGACGTGGAAGCAGATGCCGTGATCGATGCCGTACACGTGGCCGGCCGGGCCGGGCAGGAGGTGGCCGCCCTTGCGGTCGGCGTTGTTGATCACCGCGTCGAACACGGCGATGCGCTGAAGTACGTCACCGGCCGCGTGCACGAGCAGGGCGGGCTGCTCCCTGCCCTGTTCGTCGGGGACGACCACGTGTGCGATCGGCTTCCAGGCCGGTCCGGGGTCGACCGCCGGCAGGATCGCGACCGGCTCGGGCTCGTCGTCCGCCCGCTTGTGGTCGATCCACACCTGGCACATGCCCGCGCCGTACGGGCCCTCCCGGAACACCGTGGTCGGCACGATGTTCCAGCCCAGCGCCTCGGACACCTCGTACGCCGCCACCTCGCGCCCCGCGAGCGTGCCGTCGGGGAAGTCCCACAGCGGACGCTCGCCCGCGACCGGCTTCCACACGCACGGCAGGGACACGCCGTCGAGCGTCGCGACGCAGTACAGCGTGGCGTTGGAGGCGTCCTCCAGGCGCGCCCGCACCGTCAGCTCGCCCCGGCGCAACAGCTCCGGGACGGCGGCGGCGTCGAGGACCGTGTCGGTCAACGCCGGTACCCGTTGGCGCGCGGGCAGATGTGGCCCTCGGCGTCCATCGGCAGCCCGCAGAAGGGACACGCCGGCCGCCCGGCCGCGACCACGAGCAACGCGCGCTTCGCGAACGCCCGGGCCTGCCCGCCGGTGAGCCGCACGCGGAGCAGCGGCGGGCCGTCCTCGTCGTCGTCATCGCCGAGCAGGGTGTCCTCGGGGGAGTCGTCGTCGGGGACCTGGGCCTGTGCCTCGACCACGAGCCGTTCGTCGTCGGCGTCCCACGCGAGGGCCATCGTGCCGACCCGGAACTCCTCCAGGATCGGCGGCAACAGCGGGCCGGAGTCCTCCAGTTCGGCGGGCGTCACGGCCGGTACGGCGGTCTCGCCCCCGGTGCGGCGCACCAGCTCGTCGAGGAGTTCGTCGACACGTTCGGCCAGGACGGACACCTGGGTCTTCTCCAGCGCGACGCTCGTCACGCGGCCGGCGGCGGAGGCCTGGAGGAAGAAGGTTCGCTGGCCGGGCTCACCCACGGTGCCGGCGACGAAACGGTCCGGGGGGTCGTACAGGAAGACCTGGCGGGGCACGAGCTGCTCCGTGATTCTCGAGAGCGGGACGGGGTGGTCGGTCGGGTCGGACGGGTCGGTCGGTGAGGGCGCGCGGGGGGAGTGCGCCCTCCGAAGAACCCTACGGCGCGCCGGCTCCGCCGCCCACCACCGCGTCGCCGGACGCCGGTCCGTGCCGTCCGTCGGGCGGCGGCAGCAGGCCGGCCACCGAGCCGCCGGTGTCGTTGAGGCGGCCGACGGTCGGGCGGTGGGCGCCGTACGTGATCACCGTGAGCGAGCACGGATCCACCTGGATCCGCTGGAACAGGTCCAGGTGCATCCCGAGCGCGTCCGCGACCAGCGCCTTGATCACGTCGCCGTGCGAGCAGACCAGGTACATCGCCTCGGGTCCGTGCTCGGCGGCGATGCGCTCGTTCCAGTCGCGGACCGCGTCCACCGCGCGGGCCTGGGTGGTCCGCAGCGCCTCGCCGCCCGGGCCGGGGAAGGTGACCGCGCTCGGGTGCGTCTGCACGGTCTTCCACAGCGGGTCCTCGGCGAGCTTCTTCAGCTCCTGCCCGGTCCAGTCGCCGTAGCGGCACTCGCCGACCCGCTCGTCGACCTGCGCGCCCGCGTCGAGCGCGAACTTGGTCCCGAGCCGGGCCGTCAGCACCGCCTCCGAGGTCTGTCGGCAGCGCTCCAGCGGGCTGGTCACCACCGCCGCGAGCGGCAGCTCGGCGATCCGCGCCGCCAGCGCGGCGGCCTGTTCCTCGCCCCGATCGTCCAGGAACACCCCCGGCGTCCAACCGGCGAGGACTCCGGAGGAGTTGGCCGTGGTCCGTCCGTGCCGAACAAAGAGCACCGTCGTCATGGGTCAAGCCTATGTCGGGGTGGTGCGGGCGCCGTGCGCGAGGCGTGCGTGAGGGCGGGCACGGTATGGATGAGGCGTGGGCGGGGGCGGTGCCGCGGTGGGTCGGGCCGATTCGGTCGGCCGCGGAAGCCGGCAAACTGGCCGGGTGATCGTCGACTGCGCCATCTACACGAACGGCCGCCGGACCGAAGGGCCCTCCGACTTCTCCGACGCGCTGGACGAGGCCCGGCGGGTCGGTGACTCCTTCCTGTGGATCGGGCTGCACGAGCCGACGCCGAGCGAGTTCGACCTGGTGACGAGCGAGTTCGGGCTGCACCCGCTGGCGGTCGAGGACGCGTTGCACGCGCACCAGCGGCCCAAGCTGGAGACCTACGACGACTCGATCTTCCTGGTCCTGAAGACGCTCCACTACTACGACGAGACGTCGTCCGTGGAGACCGGCGAGCTGATGATGTTCATCGGCGACTCGTTCGTGGTGACCGTCCGACACGGTCCGGGCGCGGAGTTGAAGTCGGTGCGCCGACGGGTGGAGAAGCAGCCCAAGCTGCTCAAGCACGGCCCCGGCGCGGTGATGTACGCGGTCGCCGACGCGGTCGTG includes these proteins:
- the mshC gene encoding cysteine--1-D-myo-inosityl 2-amino-2-deoxy-alpha-D-glucopyranoside ligase — translated: MYAWPAPELPVLPGQGASLRVHDSSVHELVAVTPGPVARLYVCGITPYDATHMGHAATYVAFDLLQRVWRDAGHSVDYVQNVTDVDDPLLERAVRDGVDWVELAERETALFREDMASLRVLPPANYIGVVEAIPLIVPLIEDLLAKEAAYSVDGDIYFSIGSDERFGGVSGYTAARMLEIFGERGGDPERIGKKDPLDPLLWRAARPGEPSWDASFGAGRPGWHIECVAIALKYLGMGFDVQGGGSDLVFPHHEMGASHAHVVTGEVPYAKAYVHAGMVGLDGEKMSKSRGNLVFVSKLRREGVDPMAIRLALLAHHYRSDWEWTDTVLAGAEARLATWRAAVGRPDGPDTTELLAAIRERMADDLDAPGALAAMDAWAARQLADGGEDMSAPGVASRALDAILGVAL
- a CDS encoding SCO1664 family protein: MTDTVLDAAAVPELLRRGELTVRARLEDASNATLYCVATLDGVSLPCVWKPVAGERPLWDFPDGTLAGREVAAYEVSEALGWNIVPTTVFREGPYGAGMCQVWIDHKRADDEPEPVAILPAVDPGPAWKPIAHVVVPDEQGREQPALLVHAAGDVLQRIAVFDAVINNADRKGGHLLPGPAGHVYGIDHGICFHVEDKLRTLLWGWAGEPLPASARAALTSLAEELHGALGARLGELITPDEVEATRERVRVLLAEGRLPKPDGRRHVIPWPPI
- a CDS encoding DUF3090 domain-containing protein, which translates into the protein MPRQVFLYDPPDRFVAGTVGEPGQRTFFLQASAAGRVTSVALEKTQVSVLAERVDELLDELVRRTGGETAVPAVTPAELEDSGPLLPPILEEFRVGTMALAWDADDERLVVEAQAQVPDDDSPEDTLLGDDDDEDGPPLLRVRLTGGQARAFAKRALLVVAAGRPACPFCGLPMDAEGHICPRANGYRR
- a CDS encoding histidine phosphatase family protein encodes the protein MTTVLFVRHGRTTANSSGVLAGWTPGVFLDDRGEEQAAALAARIAELPLAAVVTSPLERCRQTSEAVLTARLGTKFALDAGAQVDERVGECRYGDWTGQELKKLAEDPLWKTVQTHPSAVTFPGPGGEALRTTQARAVDAVRDWNERIAAEHGPEAMYLVCSHGDVIKALVADALGMHLDLFQRIQVDPCSLTVITYGAHRPTVGRLNDTGGSVAGLLPPPDGRHGPASGDAVVGGGAGAP